The genomic region TCACCGCCGCTCAGTCGGTGCCGGCGTCGGCGTCCGGTCGTACCACCCCGAGGATGGGCATCGATCCGGCCCCCGCGAGGGTCACCGTCCGCCCGGGCCGCGGCGCGTGCACGATCACCCCGTCGCCGACGTACATCGCGACATGGCTGGCGTCGTCGAAGTAGATGATGAGGTCGCCGGGCCGCATGTCCTGGATGTCGATGTGCCGCAGCTGCTTCCACTGCTCCTGCGAGGTGCGCGGAATGCCGCGGCCGGCGGAAATCCAGGCCTGTGAGGTCAGTCCGGAGCAGTCGTAGGTCTTCGGGCCCTCGGCGCCCCACTGGTAGGGCTTGCCGATCTGGGCCGTGGCGTACGCGACGGCCTTCTTGCCCTGCTCGGAGGCCTTGCCCTTGATCTCGTCGAGGATGCCGGAGTCGAGCCAGGCGGTCTGCGCCTTGCCGGCGGCCTCCTTCTCCAGCTCGGCGAGGCGCTCCTGCTCCTCCTTCCGGAGCTCGGATTCGAGCTTCTCCGCCTCCGCGATCTGCTTCTCGATCTCCTTCTGCGCGGCGGCCTTGGCCTTGCGGCCCGCCTCCAGTTTCTTCCACTGCGCGGAGGCGTCCCGCGCGTACTGCTCCAAGTCCTCCTGGGTGCGGGTCAGTTCCCTGATCAGGCCCTTGGCCGCGTGCTGGCCCTGGCGCACCCGCCCCGCCCCGTCGAGGAACTCCTGCGGATCGTCGCTCAGCATCAGATGGGCCTCGGGCGGCAGTCCGCCACCGCGGTACTGGGCGGCGGCCGCGGCGCCCGCGCGGTCCTTCAGCTTCGCCAGCCTCTCCTGGCCCTTGACGATCTTCTTGGCCAGCTTGACGATCTCGGCGGACTGCTTGTCCGCCTTCTCCTCGGCGGCGTTGTACTCGTCGGTGGCGCGGGCCGCGGCGCGGTAGAGCTTGTCGAGTTTCTTGCGTACGGCCTCGAGGTCCTTGTCGGGCGCGAGGGCCGGGCCCGCGCTCGGGGTGGGTGCGGGACCGGGGCTCGCGAACGCCGTGCCCGGTGCCGCCAGCACCGTGAGCGCGCAGACCACCGTCACGGCCGTCGCGATCAGGCCACGCTTGCCCGTTCCCATACCTCATCCCCCAAAGTGATTAACCGTCAGTAACGTCCGGTTCGCCTGGGGATGCTGCCACGTCGGCGCGCGAAGCGACAGGGGTAGTACTTCCCTCGGCCCCCTCCCCGACATGCCCCCGGCATGACGATTTCCCCGCCTGTGTGACGAACGACTCAAAGAGATCGTTCCCGGCGGGCCCGGGGCCGGGCCCGGACCGGGCGAGGGGGTTTCAGCCCCGCGGCGCCAACGCCTCCCACCGCACCGTCACTTCGCCCTGCCGCCACCGCACCGGCCCGTCCGTCACCGGCCAGTCGGTGGTCAGGTCCCGTACCGCCCGTATCCAGCGCTGGCGGGCGCCGTAGGACGCGTAGGGCGCGGCGGCGGCCCAGGCGCGGTCGAAGTCGCGCAGGAAGGCGTGCACCGGCTCGCCCGGGACGTTGCGGTGGATGAGCGCCTTCGGCAGGCGCTCCGCCAGGTCCGAGGGGCGTTCCAGGGAGCCGAGCCGGGTCGCGAAGGTGACCGTGCGCGGTCCCTCCGGGCCGAGCGCCACCCAGACGTGCCGGCGCCCGATCTCGTCGCAGGTCCCCTCGACCAGCAGCCCGCCGCGCGCCCCGGTCGCCGGATCGGCCGGCGCGAGCCGCCCGCACAGCCGGTGCCAGACGGCCTCGACCTCGCCCTCCGCGTACTGCCGCAGCACGTTCGCCGCGCGGACCAGCAGGGGCCGCTGCGGGATCGGGATCTCGAAACCGCCGTGCCGGAAGACGAGCCCCGTCCGCTCGTACGGCAGCGCCGCCGCGACCCGGGCCGGCTCGATCTCGACGCCCACCACGCGCGCGCGTGGCGCGACCGTACGGAGGCGGTGCAGCAGTTCGACGGCCGTCCAGGGAGCGGCGCCGTACCCGAGGTCGACGGCTACGGGATCGGCGGCACGGCGCAGCTCGGCGCCGTGCGTGGCCGCGATCCAGCGGTCCATGCGGCGCAGGCGGTTGGGGTTGGTCGTCCCGCGTGTCACCGTTCCCAGCGGGCGGGGAGCTGCGCGGGATGTCATGCGTACGAGGTTAAGCGGCCCCCAGAGGTTGAACGGCCCCCCGGGCTGAAGGGCCTCCTAGGCCCCGGCCCCGCCGCTCCCACCTCCGTACGTCCCGAACTCCGGAACCCCCGCCGACTCGAACACATGCACCGACAGGCCGCCCGGCGTCGTCCGGTGGTCGGCCAGCCGCAGCCCGGCCGGTGTGCCGCCGTCCGGGAAGAGGCGGCGGCCCTGGCCGACCACGACCGGGGCGATCACGAGCCGCAGCGTGTCGATCAGCCCGGCGGCCAGCAGGGACTGGGCGAGCCGGGCGCTGCCGTGGATCTGGAGCTCCCGGCCGGGCTGCCGCTTCAGCTCCGCCACCTGGGCGGGGACGTCACCGGACAGGATCGTGGTCGGGTTCCACTCGGCCGTGGTCAGGCTCCGGGAGGCGACGTACTTGGGCAGGCCGTTCATGATCCCGGCGAGGGGATGGTCGGTCATCGCGGGCCAGTCCCGGGCGAAGTTCTGGTACGTACGCCGCCCGAACAGCAACGCGTCCGCCTCGCCGAGCCAGCTGCCGGCCAGCCGCTCGAACTCCTCGTCCAGGTGCGGCACGAACCAGCCGCCCCGCTCGAAGCCGTCGCTGGTGTCCTCGTCCGGGGCGCCCGGCCCCTGCGAGACACCGTCGAGCGACAGGAACTCCTGCACCACCAGCTGCATCGCGCACCACTCACCTCTCGCTCGTCGTCACCACTCCTTCCGGCGCCGTGGGACGCGGAAACTCATCGGTCGGCCGTCCGGGGAACCCGCGCGGTTCCCCGGACGGTGAGAAGCGTCAGTCCTGGCGGACGATGCTGTCGCCGTCAGTCCTGGCGGACGATGTTCCTGCCCGGGCCCCCGGAGAGCGTGTCCGCACCGGGCCCGCCGTACAGCTCGTCGTCGCCGCTGTTTCCCCAGATCCGGTCGGCGCCGCTGTGCCCGTACAGGATGTCGTTGCCCCTGCCGCCGTGGATCTCGTCGTCGCCGGCCCCGCCGTAGACCGTGTCGTCACCGTCGTCGGCTCGCATGATCTGGTCGCCCGCGCCGCCGTGGAGGACGTCGTCGCCCGCGCCGCCGTCCACGATCTCGCCGTCGATGCCGGCGTAGAGGGTGTCGTCGCCGTCACCGCCGCCGGCGTATCCCAGCGCGCCCGCCCTGATGACGTCGTCGCCCGCCCCGCCCCGGACGGAACTGCCGTCCACTCGGTCGCCGGTGGCGCCGGTCCACTTGTCGTTGCCGTCGCCCAGCTCGATCGTGTTGGAGTAGAAGACCTGGTCGGTGGCGTTGTCGAAGGAGGCGGTGTCGGCGCCGTCGGCGAGGTCCATCTCCATGGAGTTGAGCGGGGACTGGCTCTCGGGGGCCTCCACCGTGCAGGAGATCCTGGTGTCGTCCGCGCTGTCGGGGTGGCTGCAACCGTTCCCGGCGCTGATCGGGACGACGTCGTCGATCACATAGGTGAAGTGTGCGC from Streptomyces chartreusis NRRL 3882 harbors:
- a CDS encoding C40 family peptidase; the encoded protein is MGTGKRGLIATAVTVVCALTVLAAPGTAFASPGPAPTPSAGPALAPDKDLEAVRKKLDKLYRAAARATDEYNAAEEKADKQSAEIVKLAKKIVKGQERLAKLKDRAGAAAAAQYRGGGLPPEAHLMLSDDPQEFLDGAGRVRQGQHAAKGLIRELTRTQEDLEQYARDASAQWKKLEAGRKAKAAAQKEIEKQIAEAEKLESELRKEEQERLAELEKEAAGKAQTAWLDSGILDEIKGKASEQGKKAVAYATAQIGKPYQWGAEGPKTYDCSGLTSQAWISAGRGIPRTSQEQWKQLRHIDIQDMRPGDLIIYFDDASHVAMYVGDGVIVHAPRPGRTVTLAGAGSMPILGVVRPDADAGTD
- a CDS encoding SAM-dependent methyltransferase codes for the protein MTSRAAPRPLGTVTRGTTNPNRLRRMDRWIAATHGAELRRAADPVAVDLGYGAAPWTAVELLHRLRTVAPRARVVGVEIEPARVAAALPYERTGLVFRHGGFEIPIPQRPLLVRAANVLRQYAEGEVEAVWHRLCGRLAPADPATGARGGLLVEGTCDEIGRRHVWVALGPEGPRTVTFATRLGSLERPSDLAERLPKALIHRNVPGEPVHAFLRDFDRAWAAAAPYASYGARQRWIRAVRDLTTDWPVTDGPVRWRQGEVTVRWEALAPRG
- a CDS encoding dihydrofolate reductase family protein, with product MQLVVQEFLSLDGVSQGPGAPDEDTSDGFERGGWFVPHLDEEFERLAGSWLGEADALLFGRRTYQNFARDWPAMTDHPLAGIMNGLPKYVASRSLTTAEWNPTTILSGDVPAQVAELKRQPGRELQIHGSARLAQSLLAAGLIDTLRLVIAPVVVGQGRRLFPDGGTPAGLRLADHRTTPGGLSVHVFESAGVPEFGTYGGGSGGAGA
- a CDS encoding calcium-binding protein — protein: MGLAVPIALAGTAGAAEPTATAAVNEYGWQLTYTAAPGQANRVAVTQSFTSDRAHFTYVIDDVVPISAGNGCSHPDSADDTRISCTVEAPESQSPLNSMEMDLADGADTASFDNATDQVFYSNTIELGDGNDKWTGATGDRVDGSSVRGGAGDDVIRAGALGYAGGGDGDDTLYAGIDGEIVDGGAGDDVLHGGAGDQIMRADDGDDTVYGGAGDDEIHGGRGNDILYGHSGADRIWGNSGDDELYGGPGADTLSGGPGRNIVRQD